The proteins below are encoded in one region of Hordeum vulgare subsp. vulgare chromosome 3H, MorexV3_pseudomolecules_assembly, whole genome shotgun sequence:
- the LOC123439112 gene encoding wall-associated receptor kinase 2-like yields MPSHTSAAASLLALAAWLAVAAALLRVGAASPSSSCQRKCGDVEIPYPFGIVHSPDDANCAMPGFNLTCNETGINGRPFLGNVEVVRVSLQQGQAQMQNHISSYCYNATSHGMDADPWQLNFRGTPYRIADTNKFTVIGCQALAYILGTRANKYASGCVAMCRRGGGGGGDVSSALSNGSCSGIGCCQTAIPKGLQYYRVRFDSGFDTTEIHDVSPCNYAVLMDASNFTFQTTYATSPGFKSTYGGEAPLAVDWVVGKETCDAARKNSSSYACVSDHSECVDSLNGPGYFCKCSMGYGGNPYLQDGCKDIDECTELPKYPCSVSGTCENMPGGFNCTCPKHTKGNAQNGICEKNHTLDRGEKLGIGAFGVVLVGLVCILAVEIIRHKRSIKRQALIRQSDEYYQQHGGQILSEIMRVERNIGFTVYARGEIEAATNGFDKANIIGEGGQGTVYKAVLDVDGKDTHVAVKRCMEVDESRTKDFVQELVILCRVDHPNIVKLLGCCLQFEVPILIYEYVQNKTLQELLHSQPTLCRATLGIRLRIAAQAAAALAYLHSLAHPILHGDVKPANVLLTDGWVAKVSDFGCSTIDEKTQVVARGTAGYVDPEYIFEYQLTQKNDVYSFGVLLLELLTGKKPLSKLRKSLTVMVQESMEDGTLQQLFDREIVDDASMGLALQATELATRCLVMPGSRRPTMRHVAEELRQLADQVKQPLVCEYHSLTVTDVGSSMSSESDTTTGVFSLEKKVALSTEFAR; encoded by the exons ATGCCGTCCCACACATCAGCAGCTGCTTCTCTACTGGCACTGGCAGCATGGCTCGCCGTGGCGGCAGCGCTGCTTCGAGTTGGAGCAGCATCGCCGAGCAGCAGCTGCCAGAGGAAATGCGGCGACGTGGAAATCCCTTACCCGTTCGGCATCGTCCATTCGCCTGACGACGCCAACTGCGCCATGCCCGGCTTCAACCTGACCTGCAACGAGACCGGGATTAATGGGCGGCCATTTTTGGGCAACGTGGAGGTCGTCCGCGTTTCGCTGCAGCAAGGTCAGGCCCAGATGCAGAACCATATCTCCAGCTACTGCTACAACGCCACCTCGCACGGCATGGACGCCGACCCTTGGCAGCTCAACTTCAGGGGCACGCCCTACAGGATCGCCGACACCAACAAGTTCACCGTCATCGGCTGCCAAGCGCTGGCGTACATCCTGGGCACGCGCGCCAACAAGTACGCCAGCGGCTGCGTGGCCATGTGCcggcggggaggcggcggcggcggcgacgtgaGCTCCGCCCTCAGCAACGGCTCCTGCTCCGGGATAGGGTGCTGCCAGACCGCCATCCCCAAGGGGCTCCAGTACTACCGGGTGCGGTTCGACTCCGGCTTTGACACCACGGAGATCCACGACGTCAGCCCCTGCAACTACGCCGTGCTCATGGACGCCTCCAACTTCACCTTCCAGACCACCTACGCCACCTCGCCGGGGTTCAAAAGCACCTACGGCGGAGAGGCGCCGCTGGCGGTGGACTGGGTTGTCGGAAAGGAGACATGCGACGCGGCGCGCAAGAATTCCTCGTCCTACGCCTGCGTCAGCGACCACAGCGAGTGCGTCGACTCGCTCAACGGACCCGGCTACTTCTGCAAGTGCTCCATGGGCTACGGCGGCAATCCTTACCTGCAAGATGGATGCAAAG ATATTGACGAGTGCACAGAACTGCCAAAATACCCTTGCTCTGTATCTGGAACATGCGAAAATATGCCTGGTGGATTCAACTGTACTTGCCCCAAGCATACCAAAGGCAACGCCCAAAATGGGATATGCGAGAAAAACCACACACTTGATCGTGGAGAAAAACTCGGTATTG GAGCTTTTGGCGTTGTTCTGGTTGGCCTGGTCTGCATCCTTGCAGTAGAAATTATCCGTCACAAAAGGAGTATCAAGAGACAAGCGCTGATCAGGCAGAGTGATGAATACTATCAGCAGCACGGGGGGCAGATACTGTCAGAAATTATGAGAGTAGAGCGTAACATTGGGTTCACTGTCTACGCCAGAGGAGAGATCGAGGCGGCAACAAACGGGTTCGACAAGGCGAACATCATCGGGGAAGGAGGGCAGGGCACCGtgtacaaggcggtcctcgatgtCGACGGCAAGGACACACATGTGGCCGTGAAGAGATGCATGGAGGTGGACGAGAGCAGGACGAAGGATTTCGTGCAGGAGCTGGTGATACTCTGCCGCGTCGACCATCCCAACATCGTCAAGCTCCTGGGTTGCTGCCTGCAGTTCGAGGTGCCCATCCTGATCTACGAGTACGTGCAGAACAAAACCCTGCAGGAGCTACTGCACAGCCAGCCGACCCTGTGTCGCGCCACCCTGGGGATCCGTCTGAGGATCGCCGCGCAGGCCGCCGCAGCGCTAGCGTACCTACACTCGTTGGCGCATCCGATACTCCACGGCGACGTGAAGCCCGCCAACGTCCTGCTCACCGACGGCTGGGTCGCCAAGGTGTCCGACTTTGGCTGCTCCACCATCGATGAGAAGACCCAGGTGGTGGCCAGAGGCACGGCGGGCTATGTTGATCCGGAGTACATTTTTGAGTACCAGCTCACCCAGAAGAACGACGTCTACAGCTTTGGGGTCCTCCTTCTGGAGCTCCTTACCGGGAAGAAGCCGCTGTCAAAACTCCGGAAGAGCCTGACGGTGATGGTTCAGGAATCTATGGAGGATGGCACGCTCCAACAGCTCTTTGACAGGGAAATAGTCGATGATGCTAGCATGGGATTGGCCCTTCAGGCCACAGAGCTGGCGACTCGATGCTTAGTCATGCCAGGGAGCAGGAGGCCGACGATGAGGCACGTTGCGGAGGAGCTCCGGCAGCTCGCAGATCAAGTGAAACAGCCGCTGGTGTGTGAGTATCACAGCCTCACAGTCACGGATGTGGGGAGCTCCATGTCGTCTGAGAGCGACACAACCACCGGGGTTTTCAGCCTTGAGAAGAAAGTCGCGCTGAGCACGGAATTCGCTAGATGA
- the LOC123439113 gene encoding protein MOTHER of FT and TFL1 homolog 2-like has translation MSRCVDPLVVGRVIGEVVDMFVPSVAMAVAYGARDLSNGCHVKPSLAADQPLVRISGRRNDLYTLVMTDPDAPSPSEPTMREYLHWIVVNIPGGTDATKGEVVVPYMGPRPPVGIHRYVLVLFEQKTRFPYVDAASPEDRAYFNTRAFAGNHELGLPVAVVYFNSQKEPSGHRRR, from the exons ATGTCCCGTTGCGTGGATCCGCTGGTGGTGGGGCGGGTGATCGGCGAGGTGGTGGACATGTTCGTGCCGTCGGTGGCCATGGCGGTGGCCTACGGCGCCAGGGACCTCAGCAACGGCTGCCACGTCAAGCCCTCCCTGGCCGCCGACCAGCCGCTCGTCCGCATCTCCGGCCGCCGCAACGACCTCTACACCCTC GTGATGACGGATCCCGACGCGCCTAGCCCCAGCGAGCCCACCATGAGGGAGTACCTCCACTG GATAGTGGTTAACATACCGGGTGGAACAGATGCAACTAAAG GTGAGGTGGTGGTGCCGTACATGGGGCCGCGGCCGCCGGTGGGGATCCACCGGTACGTGCTGGTGCTGTTCGAGCAGAAGACGCGCTTCCCCTACGTGGACGCGGCGTCGCCGGAGGACCGCGCCTACTTCAACACCCGCGCCTTCGCCGGCAACCACGAGCTCGGCCTCCCCGTCGCCGTCGTCTACTTCAACTCCCAGAAGGAGCCCTCCGGACACCGCCGCCGCTGA
- the LOC123439115 gene encoding wall-associated receptor kinase 2-like, producing the protein MASHRSAAASLLLAVWLRVPLLLLVGAAPPRPSSSCQRECGGVDIPYPFGIVDSPDDANCAMPGFHLTCNETGINGGSRRPFFSNMEVVRVSLQQGQVRMQNHISSYCYNAISQGMDADPWQLKFTGTPYRIADTNKFTVIGCQALAYILGTSENEYASGCVAMCRRGGGGGGNVSSALSNGSCSGIGCCQTAIPRGLQYYEVRFDSGFDTTEIHDVSPCNYAVLMDASNFTFQATYATLPGFNATFAGEAPLAVDWVVGEETCDAARKNSSSYACVADHSECFDSLNGPGYICNCSKGYQGNPYLQGPEQGGCKDINECTDGEYPCSVPGTCQNIPGGFKCQCPKHTKGNAQNGTCERNRTLGLGEKLGIGVFGVVLIGLICILAIEIIRHKRSIKRQALIRQNDEYYQQHGGQILSEIMRVERNIGFTVYARGEIEAATKDFDKANIIGEGGQGTVYKAVLDVDGKDTHVAVKRCKEVDESRTKDFVQELVILCRVDHPNIVKLLGCCLQFEVPILIYEYVKNKTLEDLLHSQPTSCRATLGTRLRIAAQAAGALAYLHSLAHPILHGDVKPANVLLTDGWVAKVSDFGCSTIDEKTQVVARGTAGYVDPEYLLEYQLTQKNDVYSFGVLLLELLTGKKPLSKLRKSLTVMVQESMEDRTLHHLLDREIVGDASMGVALEATELATRCLVMPGSRRPTMRHVAEELRQLADQVKQPLVSECHSLTVTDVGSSMSSECDTTTGVFSLEKKVVLSMEFAR; encoded by the exons ATGGCGTCCCACAGATCAGCAGCTGCTTCTCTACTGCTGGCAGTATGGCTCCGCGTACCGCTGCTTCTACTTGTTGGAGCGGCACCACCTAGGCCGAGCAGCAGCTGCCAGAGGGAATGCGGCGGCGTCGACATCCCTTACCCGTTCGGCATCGTCGACTCGCCGGACGACGCCAACTGCGCCATGCCCGGCTTCCACCTGACCTGCAACGAGACCGGGATTAATGGCGGGAGCCGCAGGCCATTTTTCAGCAACATGGAGGTCGTCCGCGTTTCGCTGCAGCAAGGTCAGGTCCGGATGCAGAACCATATCTCCAGCtactgctacaacgccatctcgcAAGGGATGGACGCCGACCCTTGGCAGCTCAAATTCACGGGCACGCCCTACAGGATCGCCGACACCAACAAGTTCACCGTCATCGGCTGCCAAGCGCTGGCGTACATCCTGGGCACGAGCGAGAACGAGTACGCCAGCGGCTGCGTGGCCATGTGCcggcggggaggcggcggcggcggcaacgtGAGCTCCGCCCTCAGCAACGGCTCCTGCTCCGGGATCGGGTGCTGCCAGACCGCCATCCCCAGGGGGCTGCAGTACTACGAGGTGCGGTTCGACTCGGGCTTCGACACCACGGAGATCCACGACGTCAGCCCCTGCAACTACGCCGTGCTCATGGACGCCTCCAACTTCACCTTCCAAGCCACCTACGCCACCTTGCCGGGGTTCAACGCCACCTTCGCCGGGGAGGCGCCGCTGGCGGTGGACtgggttgttggagaggagacatGCGACGCGGCGCGCAAGAATTCCTCGTCCTACGCCTGCGTCGCCGACCACAGCGAGTGCTTCGACTCGCTCAACGGACCAGGCTACATCTGCAACTGCTCCAAGGGTTACCAAGGCAATCCTTACCTGCAAGGTCCGGAGCAAGGTGGATGCAAAG ATATTAACGAGTGCACAGACGGGGAATACCCTTGCTCTGTGCCTGGAACTTGCCAAAATATCCCCGGCGGATTCAAGTGTCAATGCCCCAAGCATACCAAAGGCAACGCCCAAAATGGGACCTGCGAGAGAAACCGCACACTTGGTCTTGGAGAAAAACTCGGTATTG GAGTTTTTGGCGTTGTTCTGATTGGTCTGATCTGCATCCTTGCAATAGAAATTATCCGTCACAAAAGGAGTATCAAGAGACAAGCGTTGATCAGACAAAATGATGAATACTATCAACAACATGGGGGGCAGATACTGTCAGAAATTATGAGAGTAGAGCGTAACATTGGGTTCACTGTCTATGCCAGAGGAGAGATTGAGGCGGCAACAAAAGATTTCGACAAGGCGAACATCATCGGGGAAGGAGGGCAGGGCACCGTGTACAAGGCTGTCCTCGATGTCGACGGCAAGGACACACATGTGGCCGTGAAGAGATGCAAGGAGGTGGACGAGAGCAGGACGAAGGATTTCGTGCAGGAGCTGGTGATACTCTGCCGCGTCGACCATCCCAACATCGTCAAGCTCCTGGGTTGCTGCCTGCAGTTCGAGGTGCCCATCCTGATCTACGAGTACGTGAAGAACAAAACCCTGGAGGACCTACTGCACAGCCAGCCGACCTCGTGCCGCGCCACCCTGGGAACCCGTCTGAGGATCGCCGCGCAGGCCGCCGGAGCGCTGGCGTACCTGCACTCGTTGGCGCATCCGATACTCCACGGCGACGTGAAGCCCGCCAACGTCCTGCTCACCGACGGCTGGGTAGCCAAGGTGTCCGACTTTGGCTGCTCCACCATCGATGAGAAGACCCAGGTGGTGGCCAGAGGCACGGCGGGCTACGTTGACCCGGAGTACCTGCTCGAGTACCAGCTCACCCAGAAGAACGACGTCTACAGCTTTGGGGTCCTCCTTCTGGAGCTCCTAACCGGGAAGAAGCCGCTGTCAAAACTCCGGAAGAGCCTCACGGTGATGGTTCAGGAGTCTATGGAGGATCGCACGCTCCATCACCTCCTTGACAGGGAAATAGTCGGTGATGCTAGCATGGGAGTGGCCCTTGAGGCCACGGAGCTGGCGACTCGATGCTTAGTCATGCCGGGGAGCAGGAGGCCGACGATGAGGCACGTTGCGGAGGAGCTCCGGCAGCTGGCAGATCAAGTGAAACAGCCGCTGGTGTCCGAGTGTCACAGCCTCACAGTCACGGATGTGGGGAGCTCCATGTCGTCTGAATGCGACACAACCACCGGGGTTTTCAGCCTTGAGAAGAAAGTCGTGCTCAGCATGGAATTCGCTAGATGA
- the LOC123439116 gene encoding benzyl alcohol O-benzoyltransferase-like has translation MQINAGEQRMTLSFAVRRREPELIGPASPTPRETKRLSDLDDQDELRSQVRGVFFYRGDRFARRGDDPAGVIRRALSEALVHYYPLAGRLREVQGRKLVVDCTGEGVMFVEADADVRLADLEAAGLMPPFPCMEELGFDVEGSGGLLGCPLLLIQVTRLLCGGFVLWTRLNHTMCDGSGTLQFLNAVAELARGLPAPTVAPAWRRELLDARSPPAPAFPHHEYEYDAVPLPPTPADDMVRRSFVFRASDMAALKKGLRATSYEVLAASLWRARTAALAIRPEEEVRLATVVSARRHTALGLPAGYYGFACGYAVVAMAAGALLGCATADVVELIRKAKASVSAEYVRSMADHLVLRGRPRLAAANLFLLSDLRHIGFHRVDLGWGEAVYGGPSHARFGGGFFVAVKNGDGEDAVAVPMALPRMAMEVFAAEIASLLKP, from the coding sequence ATGCAAATTAACGCGGGCGAGCAAAGAATGACGCTCTCCTTCGCCGTGCGCCGGCGCGAGCCCGAGCTCATCGGCCCGGCCTCACCAACGCCTCGGGAGACGAAGCGTCTCTCCGACCTCGACGACCAAGACGAGCTACGGTCGCAGGTCCGCGGCGTCTTCTTCTACCGCGGCGACCGGTTCGCGCGGCGCGGCGATGACCCGGCGGGCGTGATCCGCCGCGCCTTGTCCGAGGCGCTGGTGCACTACTACCCGCTCGCCGGGCGGCTGAGGGAGGTGCAGGGGCGGAAGCTGGTAGTGGACTGCACCGGCGAAGGGGTGATGTTCGTGGAGGCCGACGCCGACGTGCGGCTGGCAGACCTCGAGGCGGCGGGGCTGATGCCGCCGTTCCCGTGCATGGAGGAGCTCGGCTTCGATGTGGAAGGCTCCGGCGGCTTGCTCGGCTGCCCCTTGCTGCTCATCCAGGTGACGCGTCTGCTCTGCGGCGGCTTCGTCCTGTGGACACGCTTGAACCACACCATGTGCGACGGCTCGGGGACCCTCCAGTTCCTGAACGCCGTCGCCGAGCTCGCCCGAGGCCTCCCGGCGCCGACAGTCGCGCCTGCCTGGCGCCGCGAGCTGCTCGACGCGCGCAGCCCTCCGGCGCCGGCGTTCCCGCACCACGAGTACGAGTACGACGCCgtgcccctgccgccgacgccggCCGACGACATGGTCAGGCGCTCCTTCGTGTTCCGGGCTTCGGACATGGCCGCGCTCAAGAAAGGTCTCCGGGCGACGAGCTACGAGGTGCTCGCAGCGTCCCTGTGGCGCGCCCGCACCGCGGCGCTGGCGatccggccggaggaggaagtccGGCTGGCCACCGTCGTCAGCGCGAGGAGGCACACCGCGCTGGGCCTTCCCGCCGGCTACTACGGCTTCGCCTGCGGGTACGCCGTGGTGGCGATGGCCGCTGGGGCGCTGCTCGGCTGCGCGACGGCGGACGTGGTGGAGCTCATCCGGAAGGCGAAGGCGTCGGTGAGCGCGGAGTACGTCCGATCCATGGCCGACCACCTGGTGCTGCGGGGGCGGCCGCGTCTGGCCGCGGCGAACCTGTTCCTGCTCTCCGACCTCCGGCACATCGGGTTCCACCGCGTGGACCTGGGGTGGGGCGAGGCGGTGTACGGCGGGCCCTCGCACGCTAGGTTCGGCGGTGGCTTCTTTGTGGCGGTGAAGAACGGAGACGGGGAGGACGCGGTGGCCGTGCCGATGGCGCTGCCGAGGATGGCCATGGAGGTGTTCGCCGCAGAGATCGCGAGCTTGTTGAAGCCTTAA